A single genomic interval of Ovis aries strain OAR_USU_Benz2616 breed Rambouillet chromosome 9, ARS-UI_Ramb_v3.0, whole genome shotgun sequence harbors:
- the CCNE2 gene encoding G1/S-specific cyclin-E2 isoform X1, with amino-acid sequence MSRRSSRLQAKQQPQASQTDSPQEAQIIQAKKRKTAQDVKKRKEEVTKKHQYEIRNCWPPVLSGGISPCIIIETPHKEIGTSDFSRFTNYRFKNLFINPSPLPDLSWGCSQDVWLNMLKKETRYVHDKHFEVLHSELEPQMRSILLDWLLEVCEVYTLHRETFYLAQDFFDRFMLTQKDINKNMLQLIGITSLFIASKLEEIYAPKLQEFAYVTDGACSEEDILRMELAILKALKWELCPVTVISWLNLFLQVDALKDAPKVLLPQYSQEKFIQIAQLLDLCILAIDSLEFQYRILAAAALCHFTSIEVVKKASGLEWDNISECVDWMVPFVSVVKSTSPAKLKIFKKISMEDRHNIQTHTNYLAMLDEVNYVNTFRKEGQLSPVCNGGIMTPPKSTEKPPGKH; translated from the exons ATGTCAAGACGCAG TAGCCGTTTACAAGCTAAACAGCAGCCCCAGGCCAGTCAGACGGATTCCCCGCAAGAAGCCCAGATAATTCAGGCCAAGAAGAGGAAAACGGCCCAG gatgtcaaaaaaagaaaagaggaggtcACCAAGAAACATCAGTATGAAATAAGG AATTGTTGGCCACCTGTATTATCCGGGGGGATCAGTCCTTGCATTATCATTGAAACACCCCACAAAGAAATAGGAACAAGTGACTTCTCCAGATTTACAAACTacagatttaaaaatctttttattaatCCTTCACCTTTACCTGATTTAAG CTGGGGATGTTCACAAGATGTTTGGCtaaacatgttaaaaaaagaGACCAGATATGTTCACGACAAACATTTTGAAGTTCTGCATTCTGAGTTGGAACCACAGATGAGGTCAATACTTCTAGACTGGCTTTTAGAG GTATGTGAAGTATACACACTTCATAGGGAAACATTTTATCTTGCACAAGACTTTTTTGATAGATTTATGTTGACACAAaaggatataaataaaaatatgcttcaACTGATTGGAATTACCTCATTATTCATTGCTTCCAAACTTGAG gaaatctacGCTCCTAAGCTCCAAGAGTTTGCTTATGTCACTGATGGTGCTTGCAGTGAAGAGGATATCTTAAGGATGGAACTTGCTATATTAAAG GCTTTAAAATGGGAACTTTGTCCTGTAACGGTCATCTCCTGGCTAAATCTTTTCCTCCAAGTTGATGCTCTTAAAGATGCTCCTAAAGTTCTTCTACCTCAGTATTCTCAGGAAAAGTTCATTCAAATTGCTCAg CTTCTAGATTTGTGTATTTTAGCCATTGATTCATTAGAGTTCCAGTACagaatactggctgctgctgccttGTGCCACTTTACCTCTATTGAAGTGGTTAAGAAAGCCTCAG GTTTGGAATGGGACAACATTTCTGAATGTGTAGACTGGATGGTACCTTTTGTCAGTGTAGTAAAAAGTACTAGCCCAGCAAAGCTTAAGATTTTTAAGAAGATTTCTATGGAAGACAGACACAacatacagacacatacaaaTTATCTGGCTATGCTG GATGAAGTAAATTATGTAAACACCTTCAGAAAGGAGGGACAGTTGTCACCAGTGTGCAATGGAGGCATTATGACACCACCGAAGAGCACTGAAAAACCACCAGGAAAACACTAA
- the CCNE2 gene encoding G1/S-specific cyclin-E2 isoform X2, producing MSRRSSRLQAKQQPQASQTDSPQEAQIIQAKKRKTAQDVKKRKEEVTKKHQYEIRNCWPPVLSGGISPCIIIETPHKEIGTSDFSRFTNYRFKNLFINPSPLPDLSWGCSQDVWLNMLKKETRYVHDKHFEVLHSELEPQMRSILLDWLLEEIYAPKLQEFAYVTDGACSEEDILRMELAILKALKWELCPVTVISWLNLFLQVDALKDAPKVLLPQYSQEKFIQIAQLLDLCILAIDSLEFQYRILAAAALCHFTSIEVVKKASGLEWDNISECVDWMVPFVSVVKSTSPAKLKIFKKISMEDRHNIQTHTNYLAMLDEVNYVNTFRKEGQLSPVCNGGIMTPPKSTEKPPGKH from the exons ATGTCAAGACGCAG TAGCCGTTTACAAGCTAAACAGCAGCCCCAGGCCAGTCAGACGGATTCCCCGCAAGAAGCCCAGATAATTCAGGCCAAGAAGAGGAAAACGGCCCAG gatgtcaaaaaaagaaaagaggaggtcACCAAGAAACATCAGTATGAAATAAGG AATTGTTGGCCACCTGTATTATCCGGGGGGATCAGTCCTTGCATTATCATTGAAACACCCCACAAAGAAATAGGAACAAGTGACTTCTCCAGATTTACAAACTacagatttaaaaatctttttattaatCCTTCACCTTTACCTGATTTAAG CTGGGGATGTTCACAAGATGTTTGGCtaaacatgttaaaaaaagaGACCAGATATGTTCACGACAAACATTTTGAAGTTCTGCATTCTGAGTTGGAACCACAGATGAGGTCAATACTTCTAGACTGGCTTTTAGAG gaaatctacGCTCCTAAGCTCCAAGAGTTTGCTTATGTCACTGATGGTGCTTGCAGTGAAGAGGATATCTTAAGGATGGAACTTGCTATATTAAAG GCTTTAAAATGGGAACTTTGTCCTGTAACGGTCATCTCCTGGCTAAATCTTTTCCTCCAAGTTGATGCTCTTAAAGATGCTCCTAAAGTTCTTCTACCTCAGTATTCTCAGGAAAAGTTCATTCAAATTGCTCAg CTTCTAGATTTGTGTATTTTAGCCATTGATTCATTAGAGTTCCAGTACagaatactggctgctgctgccttGTGCCACTTTACCTCTATTGAAGTGGTTAAGAAAGCCTCAG GTTTGGAATGGGACAACATTTCTGAATGTGTAGACTGGATGGTACCTTTTGTCAGTGTAGTAAAAAGTACTAGCCCAGCAAAGCTTAAGATTTTTAAGAAGATTTCTATGGAAGACAGACACAacatacagacacatacaaaTTATCTGGCTATGCTG GATGAAGTAAATTATGTAAACACCTTCAGAAAGGAGGGACAGTTGTCACCAGTGTGCAATGGAGGCATTATGACACCACCGAAGAGCACTGAAAAACCACCAGGAAAACACTAA